The Aptenodytes patagonicus chromosome 18, bAptPat1.pri.cur, whole genome shotgun sequence genome includes the window AGCAGCCGTCGTCGAAGAGCGAAGCTGGTGGGAAAAATGCTTTCCCGCTCCGCTGCCGTGTGCCATGGAAAGCCCCACTTGTCTCCTCCAGAGCTCTCCTTAAAATGCTCCTCTGATGGGCGGCCCAATGAGACACTCCTCCAGTGCCAATGGCTTGTTCCTTGCCCGCCATGCCTGCTCATGCCGACACCTGCTCTTCCTCAGACTGTGGCTGAGCTGATGGTGGGGTGACCCCGAAAGGCGTTTCTTGCTCCTGCGTCCTCGGCTGGCGCCACGCCGGCCAGTCCACGATGGGGGGAAAAGAGCAGATTAGGGTCTTTTGGGTAGGGTCGGTCACCGTGGCTCCTTGCGGGCTGGAGACGCCCCGGGGCctgccccagctgtgcccccGAGCCCCGCACCCCAGTGCTTGGGGGCTCCTGCGTGCGAGGGGAGGGCGGTGTGGGCAGGCAGGGACCCCAGCGGGCCTCCAGCCCCGGGGACAGGGCCAGCCACGTTCCCTGCCCCTCCAGGCGGGTAATGCCGCCCGTTCCAAAGCCCAACCGCTTCCAGGCGGCCCCCGAGGGGCTCTCCCCGCCGGACAGAGTCTGCCACGGTCCCGCAGGGGAGGATCTCTTTGACACCGGCCCCGAAGCCGGCAGGGAGCGGGCGGCCGCACGGCCCCAGCCAGAGCCTCAGGGAGCCGCCTGCGAGCGacgggccgccccgcgccgcgggcCCTGTCatggcgcccgccccgccccgctcccaccGCCCCGCCGagggcggcccgggggcggcgcagcggccggcggcggggcctgcTCAGGTGCGGCAGACGGAGGCGGCGGCACAGGCGGCACTGCGCTGCCGAGCCGCCGCCATGAGCAGCGCGGAGCCGCCgctcggggccgggccgcgggcgcAGCCCGCCTGGAAGCGGGAGATCCTGGAGCGGAAGCGGGCCAAgctggccggggcggccggcggcgagCCGGAGCCCCCGGCGGGGGAGCGGCTGGTGGTGGCGGAGAGCCTGGGCCCGCTCCGCGAGAACCCCTTCATGCGGCTGGAGAgcgagcggcggcggctgcggcaggggctgcccgggcacggccccggggcggcgcggccgctgcagcagctgctggagttgTACAGCGCCGTGCCCGGCATCCGCACCATCCGCGCCGACAACATCCTCATCATCGAGTCCCAGCCCGACGCCGCCGCCTGCTTCGCCGAGGGGGACGCgctgcccggccgccgccgggacccggccgccgccgccgcctcctcctcctcctcctccccgccgcggcgccccgACCCGCTGCGGGAGCTGCTGGCCCGCCGGGGCGCCGCCCTCGCCGAGATCCGCGCTGACCAGGTCGTCATCTACGAGGCGGCCGAGCCGCCGGAGCCGCCCGAGGCGGCCGAGCCGGGCACCGTCAGCCGCCTCCTGGAGAAGTTCGGGcagcggccgcggggccgccgacgccgcggcggggaggcgctggccgggcccgggcccggcggcgtGCCAGGCGGGACGGCCGCTCCTCCTCCGGCAGTGCCGGGctccccccgggccgggccggctgcTCTTCCGGCCGTGCCGGGCTCCCCCCGGGCCTCGGCGCCCCTCCAGAGGGCACCCGGCTCCCCCCGGGCCTCGGCGCCCCTCCAGAGGGCACCCGGCGCCACCCGGGCCTCGGCCACAAAGGTGGGACCGGGATCTCCGCCGGCGGTGCCGGCTGCCCCCCAGCCGCTGCCGGCTCCCCCCCGGGCTGCCACCCCCCCAGCGGTACCGGCCACCCCCCAGCCTCCTGTCCTGCAGCCGGCtgccccccgggctgcccccccTCAGCCCGTGGCCGCTCAGCCGGTCCCGGCTCCCCCCCGGGCTGTCACCCCCCAACCCGCGGCCTCGCAGGCAAGCCTGGCTCTCCCCCGGGCCGTGGCCCCCCAGGCGGTCCCAGCTGCCCCCAAGGCCGCAGCCCCCCAGGCCAACTGCTTTCTCCACAAGATCGGCTCCAACTCCTTCACCGTCACCCCCCGGGGCCTGCCCCCCGGCAGCCGCATCCCCGAGCCCGGCGCTGTCCCCGCCGGCCGTCCCGCGCCGTCCAAGGGGCCGCCAGTGCCATCCGCCAGTGCTTCCCATGCCAGAACCAACGCCAGGAGGCCAAAGCCGGAGGAGGCCGAAGCGGCCGCGTCACCCCCACCCAGTGCCACTCTGGCCCCCAGTGCCACCGGctccacccagccgctctctgcCTGTGCACCCCGAGCTGGGGGCTCCTTCGAAATCCATCCGGCCCCCAAGCCCGACTTGGCTGCCATCCCAGCCCACGACCTGCAGGCCCAGGCCCTGGCCAAGCTGCGCCTGAATTCGCGCAATTCCTTCCTCTTCGTGCCCCGCCGGGAGGGCGGCCCggctctgcccccagcccagaGCGCCAGGCCGGTGCCACCGCCACCGTCCTCGGAGAAGGCACCGAAGGAGCCCCCGAGGGCTTCCGCCCCGGAGCAGGAAGAGCCTGTCGCTTCCCCACCGGCGCCTCTGGATCCATTGGTACCTGTGActtacattgatgacattgtggAGCCGGACAGCGGGGAGCTTTCTCCCAGGGCTGGCTCGGCTGCGAGAACAGGGAGCTTGGTGGATCAGCCTGGAGGAGCTGGCCCTGACCTGGAGATGGAGTTTTCCTCCATGCCCCTGTACAGACCACACTCTGCCCCCCAGCAGAGGGGAGGCAGCACCTTCACTGTTGTGCCCAAAAGGAAGCCCGTTGCCTCGGGGCTGCAGACTCTCACTAATGCCAGTGGAAGTCCGCagcgggaggaagaggaggaggatgaggagagcaaaggaaaaggcaaagccGTGGAGAACGCTGACGGGCCCCAAGCGGGGATGTCCCATAAAAAGCGCTACCCCACGGTGAACGAGATCGAAGTGATTGGGGGGTACCTGTCCCTGGAGAGGTCCTGCATGAGCAAGACAGGCTCCCGCCGCAAGAAGGTAACTGCCTGGGGCGCCTCTGCACTGAACAGCCAGGCTGAGAGTAGCTCGGTACTACTTTTGGCTTGTCTTTCCATGAGGCACGGGGTGGGAAGATGGGCAGTGTTTTTCTGGTCTTTTTGAGAGCCGGAGGCTTGCCCTCAGGGAGGGGGCATTGGGTGCTGTTCCGCCAAGTAGATGAGGGTGGGATATGACCTGTGATAACTGCAGGACCTCTCCCACAGTTGCTTCTTGGACGTATGATAAcggaaagtaaaatatttcaggtatTTAGAAAATCGAGGTGAGTCGCGTGGTTTGAACGGCTGTGGACTTGCCCCCTTTCTAGCTCTGCTCGCTGTGTCTGGCGGGTGTTCGACACGTTGAGCTCCCCGTGGTCACTGCCCGGCTTGTGACACAGTACAGTGGGCAGCGTGGTGTTGGTGTCTTCCCCGCATTAGTGATCTATTGATAGAGGCTCAAGAATTAGGTCTCTATTAGGCAGAAAGAGATCAGCAACAACTTAACTCCCCTTGATAGGATTATACCACCTGCCTGCTTCTTCTGGACGTGCAGCTACATCTCTGAAGATCCGCAAGATGTCAGTTGCTCCAAGTGTCTTTCTCACTGCTTGGGATCTAACTTAGATACTTGTGAGCCTTAAATTGAGAATTAATCTTTGTATGGCTTGGTGAAATGCATCTGGATGTGATAAAGACACAGTCATGCTGAAAGAGCGAGTTATTTTGCTGCACCAGAGGATTAGGTGTGAATTGTTTGGCTCTGAAAGCAGTATGCCCAGGTGACAAATCCCGATTTCTAGGTCTGCGACATGACATGTTCTTCCATAGCGGGAAGAGTCATTTGACGTTCCGTTACCTAAATTCGACTAAATATTTGATGGACTGAATCCGCATGGGTGCCTGAGGCACTGAGCATTATAATTTGAGGAAATCCTTTGCATAGGGTGCATCTCATTTAGAAGGGAGGCAGGGAATGCTGTTTCTCGTGGCTTAACTTTGTTAAATTCCTTCGTCAGAGCATGCAGTCTGTATTAATTTGATTGTGACTAATGCAGGTAGCAGATCTGGAGCATGAGCACCATGAGATCCAGAATAAGCAAATAAGCAGGAGTGTTGATTCTTGCTCAGCGCTCCTGCAGTTTTTCCTTGCCCTCCTACAGGGAAGTGCTTGATCAGACTGGAATTGTTCTGCTGCTTAAATACCTGCTGGCTTGCCCTCATTCCAGCTGTTCTCTTGGCTCTGCTCAGTTCGGTTTGGGGTATTTAATTGGATTTACACCAAATCAGGTGTGTGGTATAAATGCTGAAAATATCAAGACAACATGTTACAGTTACGAGTACTCTTAGGATGgagcagaaaatacagaggaaacGTTGTGGGACAGACACTCTTAGAGAAGCCCGGCTTCTGATGCAGCCAGAGGAGCTGATTTCTCTGTGCAGGGTGGTGCTGTTGGGGCAGTAGCCTCGCTGGTAAAAGAATAAAGCCTCAAGTAAGCAAAACCAATTAAATGGTGCGCAGTGGAAGCTGTCCTTAACAGTacaaaaaggagggagggagacggGGACAAGGCTAGTGCAGCGACTGAATTGTTTAAggttggtcaaacactggaacgggAACCCAGAGAAGCagtggcatctccatccttggagctatTTGAAGCTTGCCTGGGGAGAGCCTTGAGCAACTGATCAGGTCAgacctgcttggagcaggagtttcggctagagacctccagaggtcctttcccaGCCTAAAATATATGATTCTTTGAAGTTGGTTAATAGCTGTTTTGTCTGTTCAGTGTTGGACTTGTGTGACATCGGGCAGGTCATGTAGCTTCTCTGCCTACGTGCTTATCAGCTTAATAGCATTAACTGTCCCGCTCTGCAGGCACTCTGAAGATGAAGTGTGCTAAATACTGCAAGATGCATATACAACTGTAACGGCGTTTGCCAAGAATTATACGTGGGGGACGTCCTGCATGAGAACTTGCATAAAAATCTAGCTTCTGAGAAGAGAGATATTAAAAGGCAAAGGAGGAACTGCCTGTTACATTGCAGAGCTCAGGAGGCTGAAACAAATGGGGACCCTTTGGAAAATAAGATCCAGTTTAAGGAGAAGTAGTAGAGACACAAGTTTCTGGGTAAAATTAAATGTGGCGATGTAGTGGGAGTAACACCAGGTTTTCTTTCCGTTCCCTTCCTGCTAGGGGTGGCAAGCATGGAGTTTGACTTTGTAGCCAGGGTTTAGAAGATGCTGATGCTGTAGCAAATGGAAAGATTTCTGTTTACTCTTAACCTAGAGGATGTTTGTGGCTTTTACTCTGGGTAATAAGGCCGAGTGTTGATGCCTGAAAAGGAAGGAGCTAGTATTAGGATGCATTCCTTGGTTTCTTCCCAAGAGATCGCTGTGTGTCGCCAAGGCAACCGGCCAAAAACAAGGGTTCTGATCTGTAGATATGTCAGGGTTTTCAGAAACTTGATTGTGGCCTGAATTGGGCAGAAGCGGACATTTCCTGTGAGCTGGAAGCTGCAGTTCTTTGGTAAAACCaatgttcctttctcttttggGGGTATCAAAATCAAACCTGATGCTGGTTTCAATGAGCAGCTACCCGGGTCTTTTGGGGTGATTCTCTCCAGGCAGACCTGCTGGATGAGCCCACCTCCTGCTGAGCATCCTCCTTCCCAAACCTTGCCTTGGATTTGCTGAAAGGTCCTTAAGTATGCTCCAGGCTCAAGAAAGTGGTGTTTAGTGAAACTTCGGTGACTTGGAAAACTTCATCCGCTTGCTGGTGCCCAGCAGGAATCTGGGCGAGATAAACAGCAGGTCTAGCACAGCCTAGAAGTGCCGCATTCCTGCAGATTGGGGGTGTCTGTGCTTACAGTCAGGGCTAATGATTTAttaggagggagggaggcagttGTGGCGGTTAGACTGATTGTTCTGTGAGATGCAAATtgtgtttttcttcaaatgcGGAAATTTGGCCTCCCTTTTCCATCCCCTTGTCTGGCCACTGATTGCCTGGCTGCGGCAGAGATGCCAGCAAAATGGAGCCCACTCAGTCCACGTCCTCCGGTCCACATCCTCTGTGGCTTTTTGGAGTGGGAGGGTGGCTGGGACAGTGTGGGAGTGGATTCCAGCGCTGCTCTGGTCTGCGTGGAGGGAGCTCCAGCCCCCTGCTCTTGGCTGCACAGCTGCTGACGGCGGCTGCAGGACTTACGACTTTGCTGTGTCCTGAGGATCGCTGCTGGTGTTCAAGGCCTTTCAGGAAAAATAGCTTTATTGCTCCTTCCAGACACTTCAAATATGTGAAGCagctgtttgttttggggttggagCTGGATCTTGAGATgatgagggagagagagaaatgctgtTCCTGTGTCAGAATCAAAAATGGGTTCCCAGCAATCTTGTGCAACTAGAGCTGCTATGGTGGGATGGTCGTCGTTCACCCAGGGCTGTGAAGGTGAACATGGGTTTGTGTATGATGGGACACAATGAAGATCTGCAGGTGGAGGGCAGAGCCCCAGCCGCGCTCGTCCCGAGGACCGGGCTGCCCATGTGGGCAAGGAGTTTGAGCTGTTGTCCTCCTACAGGTGTTAAGATGCCCTTCAGGACTGTTCATCTACTCCATGGCCGTTTTGAGACCTCTCCAAGCGGTATCACGGTTAGTTCAGCTAAAGCACTGGGGGTGTGACTTCAGGTTGAAAACTAAGTGAACGTTTGCGGCTTGGAACGCATGTGCTGGGTTTCAAGCAGAGCGCTGGGCAGTTGCTGGAAGAGGCTGGCTGAGCTGTCAGCTCTGACGGTGAGGACAGGATACGTGCACAGGAGTGGAAGGAGACCTACTGACCTTTATTCTAAACAGGGAGTGGGGGAGAGGATGCAGAGCGCTGCTGGTGACCTCTGATCAGTGCTCATCTTCATACTCTGTT containing:
- the LOC143168854 gene encoding taperin-like; translated protein: MSSAEPPLGAGPRAQPAWKREILERKRAKLAGAAGGEPEPPAGERLVVAESLGPLRENPFMRLESERRRLRQGLPGHGPGAARPLQQLLELYSAVPGIRTIRADNILIIESQPDAAACFAEGDALPGRRRDPAAAAASSSSSSPPRRPDPLRELLARRGAALAEIRADQVVIYEAAEPPEPPEAAEPGTVSRLLEKFGQRPRGRRRRGGEALAGPGPGGVPGGTAAPPPAVPGSPRAGPAALPAVPGSPRASAPLQRAPGSPRASAPLQRAPGATRASATKVGPGSPPAVPAAPQPLPAPPRAATPPAVPATPQPPVLQPAAPRAAPPQPVAAQPVPAPPRAVTPQPAASQASLALPRAVAPQAVPAAPKAAAPQANCFLHKIGSNSFTVTPRGLPPGSRIPEPGAVPAGRPAPSKGPPVPSASASHARTNARRPKPEEAEAAASPPPSATLAPSATGSTQPLSACAPRAGGSFEIHPAPKPDLAAIPAHDLQAQALAKLRLNSRNSFLFVPRREGGPALPPAQSARPVPPPPSSEKAPKEPPRASAPEQEEPVASPPAPLDPLVPVTYIDDIVEPDSGELSPRAGSAARTGSLVDQPGGAGPDLEMEFSSMPLYRPHSAPQQRGGSTFTVVPKRKPVASGLQTLTNASGSPQREEEEEDEESKGKGKAVENADGPQAGMSHKKRYPTVNEIEVIGGYLSLERSCMSKTGSRRKKMKISFNETSLQTMFEYPSESSLAEEEEEEEEEDSSETEEDKSCTFYIPRPNSTLHPSTPNSADLSSYTPKHSVKFSEWQEQKYEEMPATEGPLPKEADSQGNHVMLTPAEKGGLSDFSSEPALYF